Genomic DNA from Pseudomonas fitomaticsae:
GAATTCAGCAACGGCAAAGTCTATGTGCTGGCCGGTGCCTACCTGGTCGAAGAGCCAGTCTCCAAAGGCGACGACGCCACCATCGAACTGAAATTCGAAGGCATCAAGGGGACCTGGCAATGAGCGGCGCCGTGAAGCTTCAGGTTGCGATCGAAGCTCACGGCGAGCCCCTGACCGAACTCGTCCTGCGCCGTCCGACGGTGCAGGAGGTTCGAGCGATCAAGGCGCTGCCGTACAAGATCGACAAGAGCGAAGAGGTCAGCCTCGACATGGACGTGGCGGCCAAATACATCGCCGTGTGCGCCGGCATTCCGCCGTCGTCGGTCAACCAGCTGGATCTGGCGGACCTCAACGCGCTGAGCTGGGCCGTTGCGAGTTTTTTCATGAGTGCGGCGTCGGAGCCATCACCGACCTGATTTCGGTCGCCTATGACCTGGCCTGGTTCTGGAAGGTTGACCCCGAACAGATGATGGCCAGGCCACTGGATGTGCTTCGCGAATCGCTGGAGCACGCGCAACGG
This window encodes:
- a CDS encoding phage tail assembly protein, which codes for MSGAVKLQVAIEAHGEPLTELVLRRPTVQEVRAIKALPYKIDKSEEVSLDMDVAAKYIAVCAGIPPSSVNQLDLADLNALSWAVASFFMSAASEPSPT